Within Halarchaeum grantii, the genomic segment CCCGCTGTAGAAGGCGACGAGGCCGTAGGAGGCCATCAGCGTCACCTCGAACCAGACGAAGAGGTTGAAGACGTCGCCGGTGAGGAACGCGCCCGTCGCGCCGACGAGGAGGAAGTGGAAGAGCGCGTGGTAGGAGACGCGCTGGCCGGGCGCGTTCACGTACCGGAGGCTGTAGACGAGCGTCAGGGGCGCGACGACGGCGGTCATCGCGAGCATGAACACGGAGAGCGGGTCGGCGACGAGGGTGATGCCGTAGGGCGCGGGCCAGTCGCCGACCTGGTAGGCGAGCGTGTCCGCCGGCCAGAGCCGGGCGACGAGCGCCGCGACGGCGAGCGCGTAGCCGACGACGCCAGCGAGGCTGAGCGCGCGCTGGAGGCGGGGGGCGGTGCGGACGAGCATGCACGCGACCGCGCTCACGAGCGCGACGAGCAGCGGCGCGACGACGAGGTTCGTCGTCATCGCACCGCACCCCCGATGTCCTCGAGGTCGATACTGCCGTGTTCCTCGTACGTCCGGTAGACGAGGACGAGCAGGAGCGCGGTGGTCGCGAAGCCGATGACGACTGCGGTGAGCACGAGCGCCTGCACGAGCGGGTCCGTGACCGCGCCCTCCTCGTGGCCGATTATCGGCGCGATGCCGCCGATACCGCCCATCGTAACGAGGTAGACGTTCGTGGCCTGCGAGAGGATGAGCACGCCGAAGACGACGCGAACGAGGTCGCGCCGGAGGACGAGGAACGTCCCGACGGCGAAGAGCACGCCGAGCGCGACCGCGAGGACGACCTCGACGGGCGACCCGGACGTGCCCGCCATCCCGGTGCCGGTTCCGGACCCGGTCGCGGCGATGACGGCGCCGCTCATTCCGCACCCACCACCGAGATTATCGTGAGGAGCGCGCCGACGACGACGGCGTAGACGCCGAGGTCGAAGACGAGGGCGGACGCGAGCTCGATGTCTCCGAAGAGCGGGACGGTCGCGTGGCGGAACGTCTGAGTCATGTATGGGATGGTCGTGCCGGTGAGGTAGCCGTAGGCGATCGAGGCGAGGCCGCCGGTGACGGCGATGCCGAGGCCGGCCGCGTAGAGCGATTGGTAGTCCCGAACGATGCCGTGCTGGACGTGCTCGACGGCGGTCTCGACCTCGCGGCCGAGGACGTCGTCCTCGACGCCGTCGAGGCCGTAGGCGAGGTAGGCGAGCGCCATCGCGGAGGCGGCGAGGACGCCGGCGATGAAGCCGCCGCCCGGGAGGTTGTGCCCCTGCAGGAAGAACGCGAACGAGACGACGAACCCGAGGGGGACGACGACGCGCGCGACGGTGCGGAGGATGACGGTCACGCGAGCCACCTCCGCGTGGCGAGTGTGGCCCAGCCAGACCGCCGTCTGGCGCTGGTCACGAGAATCCCCCCCGGGTTCTCGTTACCCAGTTGGACCACAGGTCCAACGCTGGTCACGCAAGCTACCTCCCGCCGGTCGGCGTCGCGTGTCATGGCGTCTCACCTCGCTCGCGCATAACGATGAGAGTCAACACCGCGACGGCGGCCATCGCGATGACGGAAATCTCGCCCATCGTGTCGATACCCCGGAAGTCCACGAGGATAACGTTCACGAGATTGTGGCCGCCAGCCTCGGGGACGGAGTTCTCCACGAAGTAGGAGGCGATGCTGTCGGGGGTCGCGCCGGTCGCGAC encodes:
- a CDS encoding sodium:proton antiporter; the encoded protein is MAGTSGSPVEVVLAVALGVLFAVGTFLVLRRDLVRVVFGVLILSQATNVYLVTMGGIGGIAPIIGHEEGAVTDPLVQALVLTAVVIGFATTALLLVLVYRTYEEHGSIDLEDIGGAVR
- a CDS encoding MnhB domain-containing protein, encoding MTVILRTVARVVVPLGFVVSFAFFLQGHNLPGGGFIAGVLAASAMALAYLAYGLDGVEDDVLGREVETAVEHVQHGIVRDYQSLYAAGLGIAVTGGLASIAYGYLTGTTIPYMTQTFRHATVPLFGDIELASALVFDLGVYAVVVGALLTIISVVGAE